Proteins from a single region of Psilocybe cubensis strain MGC-MH-2018 chromosome 3, whole genome shotgun sequence:
- a CDS encoding putative glucan 1,3-beta-glucosidase D, protein MLDSPSHSSSSRLLDVNKESHITRESHLKGNHTLHDGSKSQTSRHHSRRKVIIGLVAVAVIAIFLVVFLPVFFIVIRKNDSRRTGGSGVPNPNSPSGAITGGDGSIIKLDNGTTFTYRNPFGGFWVQDPGDPFNNNARPNSWTPPLNSRWQWGKDRVYGVNLGGLFVLEPFITPSLFQQYPDAKDEYTLSQAMAADQTNGGLNQLENHYNTFITEQDIAEIAGAGLNFLRIPLAFWAIETWEDEPYLAKTSWKYFLRVLGWARKYGLRVCLDLHAVPGSQNGFNHSGKLSPVNFLAGNMGLANAQRTLYYLRVITEFISQPEYQELIPIFGIVNEALVGTIGVDSITSFYLEAHNLIRNITGSGEGNGPYIAIHDGFQPQTMWYNFLQGSDRIILDQHPYFSFGGPQTAPIGVVGDQGIPGGQWPLTACNVWGPTTNTTRANFGVMIAGEFSASPNDCGFWLLGVGSQSSNPVCPEFDAWETYNDTMKQGIQNFVSASMDAFGDWFFWTWKIGPTEAGRIETPLWSYQLGLKNGWISKDPRSASGLCASIGSQTENFNNSYQPWQTGTPSSIPASSTSSFPWPPTTISGAGVSINLLPTYTDTAPIITLPPATFTAAPSSITAPANGWFNMQDTEGGITTVDGCPYPSEYDGIFSVVPTAPCTGPVSAPSSVI, encoded by the exons ATGCTTGACTCCCCTTCACACTCTTCGTCGTCACGGCTCCTCGACGTCAACAAGGAAAGTCATATCACTAGGGAATCTCATCTTAAAGGAAACCACACGCTACATGATGGTTCTAAGTCGCAGACATCCCGTCACCACAGTCGTAGAAAAGTCATTATTGGCCTTGTTGCCGTTGCTGTGATTGCCATCTTTCTGGTAGTTTTTTTGCCTGTGTTTTTTATTGTCATTCGGAAAAACGACTCGCGGAGAACAGGAGGCAGCGGAGTTCCCAATCCAAACTCACCTAGTGGAGCTATA ACAGGGGGCGATGGTTCCATTATCAAACTTGACAATGGAACGACATTCACATACAGGAACCCATTCGGAGGATTTT GGGTCCAGGATCCTGGAGACCCATTCAACAACAATGCTCGGCCAAATTCATGGACACCGCCTCTCAATTCCCGTTGGCAATGGGGCAAAGACCGAGTCTACGGGGTCAACCTTGGTGGCCTTTTCGTTCTGGAACCATTCATTACTCCATCGTTATTTCAACAATATCCGGACGCCAAAGACGAATACACCCTGAGTCAGGCCATGGCGGCGGATCAGACAAACGGTGGACTAAATCAACTCGAGAATCATTACAACACGTTTATT ACGGAACAGGATATTGCGGAAATAGCAG GTGCTGGGTTAAATTTTCTCCGCATACCACTTGCATTCTGGGCGATTGAAACATGGGAGGACGAACCATATCTAGCCAAGACTTCCTGGAA GTATTTCCTTCGTGTATTGGGTTGGGCAAGGAAGTATGGTTTACGCGTATGTTTGGACCTGCATGCTGTACCTGGCTCGCAAAATG GCTTCAATCATTCTGGCAA GTTGTCACCCGTTAATTTCTTGGCGGGAAATATGGGGCTGGCAAACGCCCAAAGGACGTTGTATTACCTTCGGGTTATCACGGAGTTCATATCCCAACCAGAGTATCAGGAGCTCATCCCTATCTTTGGTATCGTAAATGAGGCGTTGGTGGGCACCATTGGCGTTGATTCCATCACGAGTTTCTATCTCGAAGCACACAACTTGATCAGGAATATCACTGGATCGGGGGAAGGTAACGGACCA TACATTGCAATTCATGATGGATTCCAGCCCCAGACCATGTGGTACAACTTTTTGCAAGGTTCTGATCGTATCATACTGGACCAACATCCATATTTCTCATTCGGTGGACCCCAAACTGCGCCAATAGGAGTAGTGGGCGATCAAGGGATTCCAGGAGGCCAGTGGCCATTGACGGCTTGCAATGTCTGGGGCCCGACCACGAACACGAC GCGAGCCAACTTTGGAGTGATGATAGCGGGAGAATTTTCGGCCAGCCCAAATGACTGTGGCTTTTGGCTGCTTGGAGTCGGAAGCCAATCGTCCAATCCCGTTTGCCCCGAATTTGATGCCTGGGAAACATACAACGACACTATGAAGCAAGGTATCCAGAATTTTGTTTCCGCGAGCATGGATGCCTTTGGAGATTGGTTCTTTTGGACTTGGAAG ATTGGCCCCACTGAAGCTGGGCGAATTGAAACCCCTCTATGGTCATACCAACTGGGCCTGAAAAATGGCTGGATCTCGAAAGATCCTCGCTCCGCATCCGGATTATGTGCGTCGATAGGCTCCCAGACCGAAAATTTCAACAATTCTTATCAGCCATGGCAAACGGGTACGCCATCTTCCATACCCGCTTCTTCCACCTCTTCGTTCCCTTGGCCTCCGACCACGATCAGCGGAGCCGGCGTCTCTATCAACCTTTTGCCCACATACACTGATACTGCACCTATCATCACTTTGCCACCTGCCACGTTCACGGCGGCCCCTAGCTCTATAACTGCACCGGCAAATGGGTGGTTTAACATGCAGGATACAGAGGGAGGTATAACCACTGTCGATGGTTGTCCTTACCCCAGTGAATATGACGGTATCTTCTCAGTTGTGCCGACGGCTCCATGCACTGGCCCTGTATCAGCTCCTAGTTCTGTTATATGA